GGGCGTCCGCGACCGCGCCGATGCGGAAGCCCTGGGCATTCAACCGGGCGATCCCATCACCCATCACAGCAGTTTTGCGCGCCTGGCGAATCCCAAATTTCTGCTGGGCAAAGCGTGGGATGACCGCGTCGGCCTGGGTGTCATCATCGAGGTCATGAAAAGGCTGACGCACCGGCCTCACCCCAACACCGTGTTCGCCACCGGCGCGGTGCAGGAGGAGATCACACTGGCAGGCGCGCAGACGCTGGCAGCCGTGGTGCAGCCGGATGTTGCCATAACTCTCGACATCGACGTCACCAGCGATTTGCCGGCCAACACCAGTGCCGATTATGCCCAGCCCGTGCTCGGCAAAGGCGTGGTGATCATTCTCCACACCGCGGAAATGCTGCCCCATGTCAAGCTGCGGCAGTGGGTGCAGAGTGTTGCGCAGGAGCTGGATATTCCCCATCAATTCATGCTGGAGGAAGGCGGCGGCACCGATGCCGGGCCGATTCACAAGTGGCATCTCGGGGTGCCTACGCTCGACCTGGTGATTCCCCAGCGCTACTATCACAGCGCCAACGGCATCATTCACCGTGATGATTTCGACAGTGCGGTACAGTTGCTCACCGCGGTGATCCA
The window above is part of the candidate division KSB1 bacterium genome. Proteins encoded here:
- a CDS encoding M42 family metallopeptidase — encoded protein: MRRKQVFATRQGVLLALLMSGPLTIFAQELDATEEMLRDLSEAPGVSGYEEPAAQVFMKYLAPHVDRLQRDHLGSVIGSKQGSAPAPRVLLDAHLDEVGFMVKRIDENGFVKFFPLGWNFSQQLLDRRVLIHTRRGTVLGVLNTGPDIQEDKLIPREDMWIDVGVRDRADAEALGIQPGDPITHHSSFARLANPKFLLGKAWDDRVGLGVIIEVMKRLTHRPHPNTVFATGAVQEEITLAGAQTLAAVVQPDVAITLDIDVTSDLPANTSADYAQPVLGKGVVIILHTAEMLPHVKLRQWVQSVAQELDIPHQFMLEEGGGTDAGPIHKWHLGVPTLDLVIPQRYYHSANGIIHRDDFDSAVQLLTAVIQRLDSRRLESLRFHTPH